A single window of Pseudarthrobacter psychrotolerans DNA harbors:
- a CDS encoding glycosyl hydrolase, translated as MNSVRARGAVPLITWEPWAWGGGTEQPAYSLDRIAAGDFDAHITQWGQALTAWGQPVQLRFAHEMNGNWYPWAEGVNGNQAGDYVNAWRHVHDVVAATGARNVSWVWSPNVPYYGSTDLAGLFPGVGYVDVVALDGYNWGTSASWSGWISPQDLFAPGIAQLRTLAPGVPILISETASSEAGGNKAAWNSDLVSYLAAQPDVMGFVWFHLQKETDWRINSSATSASAFKSALQARRTP; from the coding sequence ATGAACTCCGTCCGGGCACGGGGCGCGGTCCCGCTCATAACCTGGGAACCCTGGGCCTGGGGCGGCGGAACGGAACAGCCGGCGTACTCCCTGGACCGGATTGCCGCCGGCGACTTTGACGCCCACATCACGCAGTGGGGCCAGGCACTTACCGCCTGGGGCCAGCCGGTCCAGCTCAGATTCGCCCATGAGATGAACGGAAACTGGTACCCGTGGGCCGAAGGCGTCAACGGCAATCAGGCCGGTGACTACGTAAACGCCTGGCGCCACGTTCACGATGTTGTTGCTGCCACCGGCGCCCGCAACGTGTCCTGGGTCTGGAGCCCGAATGTTCCCTACTACGGTTCCACCGATCTCGCCGGCCTCTTTCCCGGCGTCGGATACGTGGATGTTGTAGCCCTCGACGGGTACAACTGGGGCACTTCCGCCTCATGGAGCGGCTGGATATCGCCGCAGGATCTCTTCGCTCCGGGAATAGCCCAGCTGCGTACTCTGGCACCCGGAGTTCCCATCCTTATCAGCGAGACGGCTTCCAGCGAAGCAGGCGGCAACAAGGCTGCCTGGAACAGTGACCTCGTGTCTTATCTCGCGGCCCAGCCCGATGTCATGGGCTTTGTGTGGTTCCATCTCCAGAAGGAAACCGACTGGCGCATCAACAGCAGCGCCACCTCCGCCTCAGCGTTCAAGTCCGCGTTGCAGGCGCGCCGGACTCCCTGA
- a CDS encoding thioredoxin domain-containing protein: MSPANEIRKSKAERTSEAREKARQIREAQLQMDKRNKLLIGWGIVVAVVAILAVVALVVTSTMRQNAPIADQGPTPANGNVHGGITLLANTDVAKLEPATVDAAAVPEAPKTAPAEVVAPGAEAEAGKPVKVVLYVDFICPVCKDFEAKNNAQLTSLRNEGKISVEYRALGFLDSRSSTNYSSRAANAAACVVNESPEKYAEFVDSLFANQPAEGSAGISDDKLKTMATDIGAKNIDACVDGKTYRPFVNFTTKQTASIGVTGTPTVFVDGQQWGKGASAQTPFPDFLQAAITAKG, encoded by the coding sequence ATGAGCCCCGCAAATGAAATACGCAAGTCCAAGGCTGAGCGAACCTCGGAGGCGCGCGAGAAGGCACGCCAGATCCGTGAGGCACAGCTACAGATGGACAAGCGCAACAAGCTGCTTATCGGCTGGGGCATTGTGGTGGCCGTGGTGGCCATCCTTGCGGTGGTGGCGCTGGTTGTCACTTCAACGATGCGGCAGAACGCCCCCATCGCTGACCAGGGACCGACGCCGGCCAACGGCAACGTCCACGGTGGCATCACTTTGCTCGCCAATACCGACGTGGCCAAGCTGGAACCGGCCACCGTTGATGCCGCTGCCGTGCCTGAAGCACCCAAGACTGCACCGGCGGAGGTTGTTGCTCCCGGCGCCGAGGCTGAAGCTGGCAAGCCCGTCAAGGTGGTCCTGTACGTTGACTTCATCTGCCCCGTCTGCAAAGACTTCGAGGCGAAGAACAACGCCCAGCTGACATCCCTGCGCAACGAGGGCAAGATCTCGGTGGAATACCGGGCCCTCGGGTTCCTGGACAGCCGGTCCTCGACGAATTACTCCTCCCGCGCAGCCAACGCCGCTGCGTGCGTTGTCAACGAATCTCCGGAGAAGTACGCCGAGTTTGTGGACTCGCTGTTCGCCAACCAGCCAGCCGAAGGCTCAGCAGGCATTTCTGACGACAAACTCAAGACCATGGCCACTGACATCGGCGCCAAGAACATTGACGCCTGCGTGGATGGGAAGACCTACCGCCCGTTCGTGAACTTCACCACCAAGCAGACCGCCTCGATCGGCGTGACCGGCACGCCCACCGTGTTCGTGGACGGCCAGCAGTGGGGCAAGGGTGCCAGCGCGCAGACCCCGTTCCCGGACTTCCTGCAGGCAGCGATCACCGCGAAGGGCTAG
- a CDS encoding glycosyltransferase family 2 protein has product MDAVLSLPPADVTRSSLVHPTRRAARVASDPDEAIPASLGLRVVVLVPAYNEAGSIGATLDGLMLQTRPADLIVVIPNGCTDSTAWEARKYPVTTMELPRLQHRKSEALNRAWTKYAYDADVVICLDADTVLPPNAVEAWSREFSAERGALLGGSSSKFTMQDPGFLSRLQKAEFATWTDTALRRGRTSVLAGTGCAINNAVLRQIAARDDREGPWVYTSQVEDFELTYRIRELGLICQVSPDVRAYTDSMKTVKALWGQRMKWQVGTVEDLLDLGINRLTLRDWGQQAMGLLGVFLKLLWIAVIVLSLSLGVFHFVLFWWLVPILFVALDIKRALRIPHRDWKDVLMAATFFPQELFMWLRSGWFMASWCAVLTAKITRRRIDRWEAQYTAEEIN; this is encoded by the coding sequence ATGGACGCCGTGCTGTCCCTGCCCCCGGCCGACGTGACGCGCTCATCCCTTGTTCATCCCACCCGGCGGGCGGCCCGCGTCGCATCCGATCCAGACGAGGCTATCCCCGCATCACTTGGCCTGCGCGTGGTAGTGCTGGTGCCCGCCTACAACGAGGCCGGCTCGATCGGGGCAACCCTCGATGGCCTGATGCTCCAGACCCGTCCCGCAGACCTTATCGTGGTCATCCCCAACGGCTGCACCGATTCAACGGCCTGGGAAGCGCGGAAGTACCCGGTGACCACCATGGAGCTTCCACGATTGCAACACCGCAAATCCGAAGCACTCAACAGGGCCTGGACAAAGTACGCCTACGACGCCGACGTGGTCATCTGCCTGGACGCAGACACAGTCCTGCCGCCGAACGCCGTCGAAGCCTGGTCCCGGGAGTTCAGTGCCGAAAGGGGCGCGCTCCTCGGTGGCTCGTCGTCGAAGTTCACGATGCAGGACCCCGGATTTCTGAGTCGGCTGCAGAAGGCTGAATTCGCCACGTGGACCGATACGGCCCTGAGGCGGGGACGCACCAGCGTTCTGGCAGGAACCGGCTGCGCCATCAACAACGCCGTCCTCCGGCAGATCGCGGCCCGGGACGACCGGGAAGGGCCGTGGGTCTACACCTCGCAGGTCGAGGACTTCGAACTGACCTATCGCATCCGCGAACTGGGTCTTATCTGCCAGGTTTCCCCGGACGTCCGCGCCTACACCGACTCGATGAAGACAGTCAAAGCACTGTGGGGCCAGCGGATGAAATGGCAGGTCGGCACCGTGGAAGACCTGCTGGACCTTGGCATTAACCGGCTGACCCTGCGCGACTGGGGCCAGCAGGCCATGGGTCTGCTGGGCGTGTTCCTGAAGCTCCTGTGGATCGCCGTAATTGTCCTCTCCCTCTCGTTGGGAGTGTTTCACTTCGTCCTGTTCTGGTGGCTGGTGCCAATCCTGTTCGTGGCGCTGGACATCAAACGCGCGCTTCGGATTCCGCACCGCGACTGGAAGGACGTCCTGATGGCGGCCACGTTCTTCCCGCAGGAATTGTTCATGTGGCTGCGGTCCGGGTGGTTCATGGCCTCCTGGTGCGCAGTCCTGACCGCAAAGATCACCCGGCGGCGGATAGACCGCTGGGAAGCGCAATACACAGCAGAGGAAATCAACTAA
- a CDS encoding DUF4193 domain-containing protein, with the protein MATDYDAPRKTDDEASAESLEALQATRSGNAQTAVIDVDETDTAEGIDLPGADLSGEEMTVIVVPEQSDEFTCASCFLVRHRSQVAREKNGMKYCIECEG; encoded by the coding sequence ATGGCTACCGATTACGACGCTCCACGCAAGACTGACGACGAGGCTTCCGCCGAGTCGCTGGAGGCCCTGCAGGCCACCCGCAGCGGGAATGCCCAGACCGCAGTCATCGACGTCGACGAGACCGACACCGCCGAAGGCATTGACCTGCCCGGAGCCGATCTCTCCGGCGAAGAAATGACCGTCATTGTTGTTCCAGAACAGTCCGATGAATTCACCTGCGCATCATGCTTCCTGGTCCGCCACCGGTCACAGGTTGCGCGCGAAAAGAACGGCATGAAGTACTGCATCGAGTGCGAAGGCTGA
- a CDS encoding nitrilase-related carbon-nitrogen hydrolase, with amino-acid sequence MIEISCLDSPTSLARTTPSDRPALRVGVVQHRWHADTDVLQAELDEGIGRAARLGASVVFLPELTLSRYPADNRPENDTPRHGAAQPGAVRPRPSDTAEDLLTGPTFRFAAEAARRHGVSIHASLYQRAENPDGSDDGLGLNTAILVSPEGELLGRTHKLHIPVTAGYYEDKFFRQGPAAADAYEVHAPAELGGARLGMPTCWDEWFPEVARLYSLGGAEILVYPTAIGSEPDHPDFDTQPLWQQVIVGNGIANGLFMVAPNRWGNEGTLNFYGSSFISDPYGRVLVQAPRNESAVLVADLDLDQRKDWLTLFPFLATRRPDTYGRLTDAVRHDQPLGGEEAGIGISLPTRP; translated from the coding sequence ATGATTGAAATTTCCTGCCTCGACTCACCTACCTCCCTGGCCCGGACAACGCCGTCCGACCGCCCTGCCCTTCGGGTGGGCGTCGTGCAACACCGCTGGCACGCAGACACTGACGTCCTGCAGGCCGAACTCGATGAAGGAATCGGCCGGGCCGCCCGGCTCGGTGCCTCGGTTGTGTTCCTGCCCGAGCTCACCCTCTCCCGCTACCCCGCGGACAACCGCCCGGAGAATGACACGCCCCGGCACGGAGCAGCACAGCCCGGCGCGGTCCGGCCCAGACCGTCGGACACCGCAGAAGATTTGCTGACCGGCCCGACATTCCGGTTCGCAGCCGAGGCTGCCCGCCGCCACGGCGTTTCCATCCATGCCTCGCTGTACCAGCGCGCCGAAAACCCGGACGGGTCCGATGACGGCCTGGGCCTGAACACCGCCATCCTCGTCTCGCCCGAAGGCGAGCTCCTGGGCCGCACGCACAAGCTCCACATTCCCGTCACGGCCGGCTACTACGAAGACAAGTTCTTCCGCCAGGGCCCGGCAGCAGCGGATGCCTACGAGGTGCACGCGCCGGCGGAACTGGGCGGCGCCCGGCTGGGCATGCCCACCTGCTGGGATGAATGGTTCCCGGAGGTTGCCCGGCTCTACTCGCTCGGCGGTGCCGAGATCCTGGTCTACCCCACCGCGATCGGTTCAGAGCCGGACCATCCGGACTTCGACACCCAGCCCCTGTGGCAGCAGGTGATCGTGGGCAACGGCATCGCCAACGGCCTGTTCATGGTGGCGCCCAACCGCTGGGGCAATGAAGGAACGCTGAACTTCTACGGCTCCTCCTTCATCTCCGATCCGTACGGCCGGGTCCTGGTGCAGGCTCCGCGCAACGAATCGGCCGTGCTGGTAGCAGACCTTGACCTGGACCAGCGCAAGGACTGGCTCACGCTCTTCCCTTTCCTGGCCACGCGCCGCCCGGACACCTACGGCCGGCTCACGGACGCCGTGCGGCATGACCAACCGCTCGGCGGCGAAGAGGCGGGGATCGGGATTTCGCTCCCCACCCGCCCCTAA
- a CDS encoding TetR/AcrR family transcriptional regulator: MARNPVARDAVLDAFEELLIDVGERAATLEAVAKRAGVSKGGLLYHFPNKEALIAAVLERLDRLAVEDLALMASAAEGAAAYFIRSSLWSDSPMDRSFVAATRLAEVAHEEARRRFAAIQQQWLDLIAADVGTAMAKAVLYMGDGLYFNAMWESGTSGDGRGRHGDIEELLAAVERLRG, encoded by the coding sequence ATGGCCAGAAATCCCGTCGCACGCGATGCAGTACTTGACGCTTTTGAAGAACTCCTGATCGATGTGGGTGAGCGGGCTGCCACGTTGGAGGCAGTGGCCAAACGGGCAGGCGTGTCCAAAGGTGGGTTGCTGTACCACTTCCCCAACAAAGAGGCGCTGATCGCTGCAGTGCTGGAGCGTTTGGATCGCCTGGCCGTCGAGGATCTCGCGCTGATGGCCTCAGCAGCCGAAGGTGCGGCGGCCTACTTCATCCGTTCCTCGCTCTGGTCCGATTCGCCGATGGACCGCTCCTTCGTGGCCGCCACACGGCTTGCCGAAGTGGCCCATGAAGAGGCCCGGCGCCGCTTTGCCGCCATCCAGCAGCAGTGGTTGGACCTGATCGCGGCCGACGTCGGTACGGCCATGGCAAAAGCCGTGCTGTATATGGGGGACGGGCTGTATTTCAACGCCATGTGGGAGAGCGGCACCAGCGGGGATGGCCGGGGCAGGCATGGAGACATTGAGGAGCTCCTTGCCGCGGTGGAGCGGCTGCGGGGCTGA
- a CDS encoding trehalose-6-phosphate synthase, whose product MQTPVQEKPSAVPAAGAAARSHSTAATYDFMVVSNRLPVDRCAPGESGDDGSGWRRSPGGLVTALAPMMTKTDGAWVGWHGAPDETVDPFSHGGMDLVPVQLSNDDVELYYEGFSNATLWPLYHDVIAPPEFHRAWWDAYRKVNQRFADAVVRHAGQGATVWVQDYQLQLVPRLLRQARPDLRIGFFNHIPFPPPEIFAQLPWRQAIIDGLMGADLVGFQRPSDAGNFMRSARRFLGASVKQQQVHVKGKDGEITHIARAQAFPISIDVAQISELAHNPEIIERARQIRHDLGNPKTILLGVDRLDYTKGIRHRLKAFEELLNEGKLTVGDATLIQVASPSRERVEQYRLLREEIEGTVGHINGTYDTIENTAVRYLHHSYPVEEMVALYLAADVMLVTALRDGMNLVAKEYVTARKDNDGALVLSEFAGAADQLKQALLMNPHDIDGLKDTIMRAVDLPPKDAARRMRSMRKQILEHDVDHWSADFLAALNEKVVRDDS is encoded by the coding sequence ATGCAAACACCCGTCCAAGAAAAACCATCAGCTGTACCTGCCGCCGGCGCCGCCGCACGCAGCCACAGCACGGCCGCCACATACGACTTTATGGTTGTGTCCAACAGGCTGCCGGTTGACCGCTGCGCGCCGGGTGAGAGCGGCGACGACGGCTCCGGCTGGCGCCGCTCCCCCGGCGGCCTGGTGACTGCCCTCGCTCCCATGATGACCAAGACCGACGGCGCGTGGGTGGGCTGGCACGGCGCCCCGGACGAAACCGTCGATCCCTTCAGCCACGGAGGCATGGACCTGGTCCCCGTCCAGCTGAGCAACGACGACGTCGAGCTCTACTACGAGGGCTTCTCCAACGCCACCCTGTGGCCGCTGTACCACGACGTCATCGCCCCGCCGGAGTTTCACCGGGCCTGGTGGGACGCCTACCGCAAGGTCAACCAAAGGTTCGCCGACGCCGTCGTACGCCATGCCGGCCAGGGCGCCACGGTGTGGGTCCAGGACTACCAGCTGCAGCTGGTGCCGCGGCTGCTGCGCCAAGCGCGGCCTGACCTGCGGATCGGTTTCTTCAACCACATCCCCTTCCCCCCACCGGAAATCTTCGCCCAGCTGCCGTGGCGGCAGGCCATCATCGACGGCCTGATGGGCGCAGACCTGGTAGGCTTCCAGCGCCCCAGCGACGCCGGCAACTTCATGCGCTCAGCCCGCCGGTTCCTGGGCGCCAGCGTCAAGCAGCAGCAAGTGCATGTGAAGGGCAAAGACGGCGAAATCACCCACATCGCCAGGGCCCAGGCCTTCCCCATCTCCATCGACGTGGCCCAGATCAGCGAACTGGCCCACAACCCCGAGATCATCGAGCGTGCACGCCAGATCCGCCACGACCTCGGCAACCCCAAAACCATCCTCCTGGGCGTGGACCGGCTCGACTACACCAAGGGCATCCGGCACCGGCTCAAGGCCTTTGAGGAACTCCTGAACGAAGGCAAGCTCACGGTCGGTGACGCAACGCTGATCCAGGTTGCCAGCCCCAGCCGCGAACGGGTTGAGCAGTACCGCCTCCTGCGCGAGGAAATCGAAGGCACCGTCGGCCACATCAACGGCACCTACGACACCATCGAGAACACCGCCGTCCGGTACCTCCACCACAGCTACCCCGTCGAGGAGATGGTGGCGCTGTACCTCGCCGCCGACGTCATGCTGGTGACCGCACTGCGGGACGGCATGAACCTCGTGGCCAAGGAATATGTCACTGCCCGCAAGGACAACGACGGCGCTCTGGTCCTCAGCGAGTTCGCCGGCGCCGCGGACCAGCTGAAGCAGGCGCTGCTGATGAACCCGCACGATATCGACGGCCTCAAGGACACCATCATGCGCGCCGTCGATTTGCCTCCCAAAGACGCCGCGCGCCGTATGCGCTCCATGCGCAAGCAGATCCTGGAGCACGACGTCGACCACTGGTCAGCTGACTTCCTGGCCGCCCTGAACGAGAAAGTTGTGCGCGATGACTCCTGA
- a CDS encoding DNA starvation/stationary phase protection protein: MKASPTLTNNLQAVLADLIELHIQGKQAHWNIVGTNFRDLHLQLDEIVDAARQFADDLAERMRALHALPDGRSATVAKSTSLAQFPEGLINTKDAIERIVAALEAAVGTMRKVHDAVDEEDPTTADLLHEFIAKLEQYAWMVNAETMKSSASVTAPDAK, encoded by the coding sequence ATGAAGGCTTCACCGACCCTGACCAACAACCTGCAGGCCGTACTTGCGGACCTGATCGAGCTGCACATCCAGGGCAAGCAGGCCCACTGGAACATTGTGGGGACCAACTTCCGGGACCTTCACCTGCAGCTGGACGAAATCGTGGATGCCGCCCGCCAGTTCGCGGACGATCTGGCCGAGCGGATGCGCGCCCTCCACGCGCTGCCCGATGGCCGCAGCGCCACGGTGGCAAAATCCACCAGCCTGGCCCAGTTCCCCGAGGGTCTCATCAATACCAAGGACGCCATCGAGCGCATCGTTGCCGCCTTGGAGGCCGCGGTGGGCACCATGCGCAAAGTCCATGACGCGGTGGACGAAGAGGATCCCACCACCGCGGACCTGCTCCACGAATTCATCGCGAAGCTGGAGCAGTACGCCTGGATGGTGAATGCGGAGACCATGAAGTCCTCCGCCAGCGTCACCGCCCCTGACGCCAAGTAG
- a CDS encoding agmatine deiminase family protein, translating to MSTWRMPSETDPQERVWMAFPTGGYTLGDTPEEAHAARSTWAAVANAVVEFEPVTVVVHPDDVGTAARYLNPDVEVLTAELNDAWMRDIGPTFVLDNNGRLGAVDWVFNGWGAQDWARWDKDALIAGEVSGRSGAHHIVSKLVNEGGGIHVDGEGTVLVTETVQLDPGRNPDLSKADVEAELARTLGATHVIWLPRGLTRDSEKFGTRGHVDIVAAIPSPGTLLVHSQQNPEHPDFEVSREIIQFLSTTQDAAGRDWNIIEVPAPEAITDEEGFVDYSYINHLVVNGGVIACSFSDPMDEKALRILADAYPGRRVVSVDARELFARGGGIHCITQQQPADLQKGLT from the coding sequence ATGAGCACGTGGCGCATGCCCTCCGAGACCGATCCGCAGGAACGCGTCTGGATGGCCTTCCCCACCGGCGGCTACACCCTCGGCGACACCCCCGAAGAGGCGCACGCCGCGCGCTCCACCTGGGCCGCCGTCGCGAACGCCGTGGTCGAGTTCGAGCCGGTCACAGTCGTCGTGCACCCCGACGACGTCGGTACCGCCGCGCGCTATCTGAACCCCGACGTCGAGGTGCTCACCGCCGAGCTCAACGATGCATGGATGCGGGACATCGGACCCACATTCGTCCTGGACAACAACGGCCGACTCGGCGCCGTCGACTGGGTCTTCAACGGCTGGGGTGCCCAGGACTGGGCCCGCTGGGACAAGGACGCACTGATCGCCGGTGAAGTCTCCGGCCGCTCGGGCGCACATCACATTGTTTCCAAGCTGGTCAACGAGGGCGGCGGCATCCACGTAGACGGCGAAGGTACCGTCCTCGTGACAGAGACCGTACAGCTGGATCCGGGGCGCAACCCGGATCTGAGCAAAGCCGACGTCGAGGCAGAACTGGCCCGCACCCTCGGCGCCACGCATGTGATCTGGCTGCCCCGCGGCCTCACCCGGGACTCCGAAAAGTTCGGCACCCGCGGGCACGTGGACATCGTGGCCGCAATCCCGTCGCCAGGAACGCTGCTGGTGCATTCCCAGCAGAACCCCGAACATCCCGATTTCGAGGTTAGCCGCGAAATCATCCAATTCCTGTCCACCACCCAGGACGCGGCCGGACGGGACTGGAACATCATCGAAGTTCCCGCCCCGGAAGCCATCACCGACGAGGAAGGTTTTGTGGACTACAGCTACATCAACCACCTCGTGGTCAACGGAGGCGTCATCGCCTGCAGCTTCTCAGACCCCATGGATGAGAAGGCACTCCGGATCCTTGCCGATGCCTACCCCGGCCGCCGCGTCGTCAGTGTTGACGCCCGCGAGCTCTTCGCCCGGGGCGGCGGCATTCACTGCATCACTCAGCAGCAGCCTGCTGACCTTCAGAAAGGCCTGACATGA
- a CDS encoding APC family permease, which produces MSQTTQRQRGSADVAGSPHGITGKGLKGGQLGLLAVVVLGISTIAPAYTLTSALGPTVAEAGLQLPVIFLIGFIPMILVSLAYRELNADSPDSGTTFTWVTKAFGPWVGWMGGWGLLAANIIVLSNLAGVAVDFFYLFLAQVTGSPELADLAANKPLNVATCFVFVALAVWVSYRGLHSTKIVQYGLVGFQLLVLGLFVAMAFANWSTSETAIPFSWEWFDVTRIETFGQIAAGISLSIFVYWGWDVCLTVNEETANGKKTAGLAGTLTAVVVLGIYLLVTIATMMFAGVGDTGIGLNNAENSANVFTALASPIMGPFAILMSLAVLSSSAASLQSTFTSPSRSLLAMAHYRALPKPFAHMSKKFSTPGFATVAAGVLSAGFYAIMHVISENVLNDTILALGLMICFYYGLTAIACAWYFRNSVFSSVRNFVLRLLCPVLGGVGLFVVFLQTAVDSWAPEFGSGSEVFGVGLVFVLGIGILALGAVFMVIMARLSPGFFRGETIRRDTPALVVPE; this is translated from the coding sequence ATGAGCCAAACCACCCAGCGCCAACGCGGCTCCGCCGACGTCGCGGGCTCCCCGCACGGCATTACCGGCAAGGGACTGAAGGGCGGGCAGCTGGGCCTCCTCGCCGTCGTCGTTCTTGGCATTTCCACCATCGCGCCGGCCTACACGCTGACCAGCGCCCTCGGCCCCACCGTCGCCGAGGCCGGGCTGCAGCTGCCCGTGATCTTCCTGATCGGGTTCATCCCGATGATCCTGGTGTCCCTGGCCTACCGCGAGCTCAATGCGGATTCTCCGGACAGCGGCACCACCTTCACCTGGGTCACCAAGGCCTTCGGCCCCTGGGTGGGCTGGATGGGCGGCTGGGGGCTGCTAGCGGCCAACATCATCGTCCTGTCCAACCTGGCGGGGGTGGCGGTGGACTTCTTCTACCTTTTCCTTGCCCAGGTCACGGGCTCCCCCGAGCTCGCAGACCTCGCGGCCAACAAGCCGCTCAACGTTGCCACTTGCTTCGTGTTCGTGGCGCTGGCCGTCTGGGTCAGCTATCGCGGCCTGCACAGCACCAAGATCGTCCAGTACGGCCTGGTGGGCTTCCAGCTGCTGGTCCTTGGCCTTTTCGTGGCCATGGCATTCGCCAACTGGTCCACGTCCGAGACTGCCATCCCCTTCAGCTGGGAATGGTTCGACGTCACCAGGATTGAGACCTTCGGCCAGATCGCGGCCGGCATCTCGCTGTCCATCTTCGTGTACTGGGGTTGGGACGTGTGCCTGACTGTCAACGAGGAAACCGCCAACGGCAAGAAGACCGCCGGCCTCGCAGGCACGCTGACCGCCGTCGTCGTCCTGGGCATCTACCTTCTGGTGACCATCGCCACCATGATGTTCGCCGGCGTTGGGGACACCGGAATCGGCCTGAACAACGCGGAAAACAGCGCAAACGTCTTCACCGCGCTGGCCTCCCCCATCATGGGACCGTTCGCCATCCTGATGTCCCTCGCGGTGTTGTCCAGCTCCGCAGCCTCGCTGCAGTCGACGTTCACTTCGCCCTCGCGCAGCCTGCTGGCCATGGCGCACTACAGGGCCCTGCCAAAACCGTTCGCACACATGAGCAAGAAGTTCTCGACGCCGGGCTTCGCAACGGTGGCGGCGGGCGTCCTGTCCGCCGGGTTCTACGCCATCATGCACGTCATCAGCGAAAACGTCCTGAATGACACCATCCTGGCGCTGGGCCTGATGATCTGCTTCTACTACGGCCTGACCGCGATCGCCTGCGCCTGGTACTTCCGGAACAGCGTGTTCAGCAGCGTGCGCAACTTCGTGCTGCGGCTGCTCTGCCCGGTGCTGGGCGGCGTCGGCCTGTTTGTGGTTTTCCTGCAGACAGCCGTGGACAGCTGGGCGCCGGAGTTCGGCAGCGGCTCCGAGGTCTTCGGGGTTGGACTGGTGTTTGTCCTGGGGATCGGAATCCTGGCGCTCGGAGCTGTGTTCATGGTCATCATGGCGCGCCTGAGCCCCGGTTTCTTCCGGGGTGAAACCATCCGCCGGGACACTCCTGCGCTGGTGGTCCCGGAGTAG